TGGGTGTTGGAGCGCTGAGGGAGCCAGCAGCGAGTGCGAGGATGAGTGCTGTCTTCATGATGGGGTTAGGCTAATAAGTGAATGTAAAAGAGTGTTAAATCAAGCACAGCTCGGATTTAGTAAGAAAGGAATGAAGGATGGGAATGACTCCTGTCTGAACTGGAAAGAATGAAAGATGAAGGCAGAACCAGTCTGGCTGATGAGAGGAGCTCTTGGGAACAGCTACAGGGTTATATAGGATTTGAGCTACCCTAGGAACCCGACAGCCGTGAAGAGAATTTTCTCATGTCTGTATCGGAGTGTTTCATCTGTGGGGACTGGGGGTGCAGACTGCCCGAGGCTCAACATGGTGCAATATATCTGAGTCCCGCGCCGATGGGATTCAGCGAACATGATTAGCGGTCGGGCAAGATCAGGTAGATCTTCTGCCGGCTTTGACCTGCTGTTTCGATAGATCCAAGTGTTAAGTGCCGAACCAGATGGGCCGACCAGCTGAAGCAATGGTGCGACGCCCATGTGCGTCTGGCAGTAGCCCTATACGGAGGAACACGCCCGATACGGATAACGTCGCGAACCATTTGACAATTTGACAACCCGATCAGTGACGAATTGTCTTGGATCAAATATCGGCAGTTGGGTTGTCTAGACCTGCAAGGGCCGTGGCTGACGAGGCAGCAACGGTGTCCTTAGACATGTCTCACTGTGAGACGACTGCCAGCACTGGCACTGGAGATTTTTCCTGACATGAGACAGTCACTTTTGTCGGAACTTACGGATTTAGTCCAAAATCAGGCTTTAACGTTAGTGTGAGCACAGGTAGTAGAACATAGGTAGGGCCAGCGAGGTTCAGGGGCGCCAGTGCTGCAGTGAACACCAACAGGGTTATTATTCCAAATTCCCACCCAGCCCTGCAGAATTTAAAACGTGCTTGACTTGGTCAGACCGTTTGATTGGCGCAGTCACAGGGCGAGGTAACTGGAGGATCTTCCTTTCTGGGCAGCGCCGGTGATCCACAGAGCCCCAGAAATTCGGCTCTTCAGAATGTCGCAGATTGCGCATGGATCTGGATTTGGTCGATTTTAAATGCCGTGCCGCGGATAACAATTGCCATGTCCTATGGGAGTTAGCTTGATGGTTTATACCTGGATGGACTTGGTAGTTCTAATGCTCGGGAAATGCCGGGCAGGATACAATGAAGTAGCGATTCTCGGCCATTCAGGCTGTTGATCATAACAAACCATGTCCCATGCACATCATGAGTACAGACTGGAAGGTCCGGCAGAGTCAACCCTAATATCGGCCTCATCTGGCCACAGAGTGTAATGACGACAATAAAAGTCTCTGCCACATTCTTAATGAATCGAAATATTCTGGTAAGCTATGGCGGTTCTGGTATAGCGGCGCcacatcagcatcagcagcatCAGCTGAGCTTACGGTAGGCGGGGCTCCCACgtccttcaccatcccacAGTCACAATGTCGCGGCCATCGCAGAAAGAACCTCAACTCCCAAGTCCACTCGGCGGCCCACATGTTCTCTTCGATGGCTCGTTCATCCTCGAGTTCCTGCAGCCGTCGCCCGAGCTGGATGCGTCCGTCCTCATGCGCGCGACGTATGTTGGCGGACACGAGGCGACCAAGGCAGGCAAACAGCATCCTCAGGTATTTTACTATCAACTTTCTTAAACGCATATTCTGAGCTGGACAGGCCCCTCCACTGCATATCCACTTCAACCAGTCCGAGTCCTTTGTGATCGAATCGGGCGCAATCGGCACTACGACGACATATGACTGCGTAGACACCATCCATACAACATCTGCGAACCTTCTCCAGGGTGTCCCTCGACCAGGTCTTTCTCCACCTGTTCCCAGCAGGACTGTGAATGGAGTTACTGAGGTTCCGCCTTGGACGCCGCATCAATTCTGGCCGTACATCCTCATTATAACCCAGCTGTGGCAAATACCATACTAACAGCTGGCAGTGTCGCCCCTGACCACCCCTTCTGGTCAACCGAAGAGGGACAGCAGTACGAGGCCGCTCTGCCGAATGGTCGCAATTCTGACTCGACAATCCTCCTCTGGGGCCATCCCCGGACCGGGCCTGATGCGCCAACTGGGACATTGGCGTCGGACTTTCCACCAGATATAGATCCGGCGTTCTTCCTGGCTGTCCTGTCCCTCGTTGATGCCATCACTGCAAAGCGCGTCGCCATGGGTTTGGGTACAGCAGCGACGCTATTTGGGCTTCAGACGGAGAGTGACTCGGCGCTCCTCATTGCACCAACCGCTTGGTGGCTTGGGCCTCTGAGATGGATGATTCCGTGGTCAGCACAATGCACGGTGGAGCGGATTCGCAAGATTTGTGGTGGAAAAGACATTGTGAAATTAGTGGAGGAGGTCATTGCAGAGCAGGTCGTTAAGCGGCAGTAATACTTCACGGTAGTATATCATGGTACCCGATGATGTATTAATCATATGAATTCGTCTAAACGTCACTCAATAGGCGGTAAATATGCCTACAGTCCTCCAGGTATGGATGATCGTAATCCCTCACAACCACCAGATTCGCCTGATACTCCCCGCCCGATGAACACACAGGCGTAAACCCATTTCCATCATGCCGCTCGTACTCCTTCCCTCGAACGGCCGCCACTGTATACAACTGCATTTCATGCAAAAAGTTCATCCCAGCCGCGATACTACTCTCAAGTCGCCGAAGGGAAAATGCAGGACACCAGCCGCCCCATGGAGTGTTCTTCGCGAACGCCACCTTAATTGATACATCGTCCGGTATCTCCTCGAGCTCCCTATCCGGGCGTTGCTCAAGCCACTCCTTTTCGGTACCAACAAGCATATCGCCATCGCGGTGTTCGATGTCCGCATACCATCGGTCGACACCGCATTCTTGCCTGTTCTGGCATTCAGCTAGCACGGCCATGATGTCCCCTACCAGCAGCGGTTGCCCGGTAGATTGGATCCAGTAATTGCTGGGTATGTATTAGGTCCGATTCAATCAAGAGGTATGGTATTTATGAAGGGCCTAGGGTCCACTTTACATAGATTGCTCTCGCGCGTCATCTTGATAGCAGTCAATGTCAAACTCAACTTGTGTTCGCGGTGGCTGCGTCCCGAGCATCGTTGTCCAGGATCCTGGTTTATCGTATACACGCGTTTGTAGACTAAAATGCCCGTGCTTCTGTGGAGGGTTGTTACGGGTGTATAGGTCCATTCCGACCCGCTCGAACGCCGGGTTCAATTTCCATATATGCTTTTCGGCACCCTTCGCGATACtcgtgctggtgttggtgctggtgatgttATCGGGTTGTCCGGGCGCCGTGAGGTTGCTGAACGGGCGGTACCAGCATGCTTCTTGCAGGAGGGGTGATATTGTGATAATATCTCGCCAGCGGCGGCATACCCTTTGCATGCGGACTATGTCGACTGGATTGTCGAGGTGGAAGATAATGGCCTCAGTTAGTTCGAACACTGCCAGTGTTTGTTGGCTAGGCAATGCCATTATATCACGGTTCACCATCCCGCGTTGTAGAAATATCAGAAAGAACGGGCCAAGTCTGGGGTTAAATAATGCTCGATACTACGTTCGCTCTAGCGCGCGAGTCAGGCTTTGCTCCACTGTATACCATCTGAACCGTAAGCCACCAAGTAATATGCGGTGGCTATTCGGACACGTGGCATCTCACTTTTCCCGCTGGCGTGAGCCTGTCCGGATATCTTCGTGAGATCTACAACGACTACGGTAAGCTGGGTATAAAGTCGACTTGGAAGCTCTAATATATCTAGTCGATCATAAACACTACAAGCAGTCCAAGAGGCCAAGATGGGGACAAGTGCTTTTCGGAGATTCGGGCACGATATTGTCATGTTTGGGGGTTTGATATTGGTGACTTGCTTCAGGCAGCGTAGCTTGAGCGAGGGCTTTCTCCGGGGGGGTGGGCGGGGGCACCATGGTTACTGTTTCTGTGACCGTGTCGGAGAGGCTTAACGACGTTAGAACCTTTATATTTCAACACGTCTCAAGATTTACTGAATACTtcacatccatcccatctccGTGAGAAATTGCTCGACCAAACGTACTATGGTTGCAGCTTCCAGTTCTTAACACACATGTTGGCAATACACCTCAAAGACCACCAGGTACTTGGAAGAGCCATGCtactcatcctcctcgtcattCTTAAGGTTCAACCTAAATTTACATTCCCTCCTCGCACAGCGGAAGACGTAAACATGGCCACGCTCCATCTGACCACGAGAAATTTCCCTACAATCACACAAGGGGTTCCCATCCCTTATGCCCTCCCAATCGTCAAAAACTATGAGTGGACATTCTCTGCAGGAGTAAAACCACCTGCCAATATTCCCCTTGCTGTTGGTTCGGGTCTGGAGGCGCGTCATTCTGATCTCGCAGCACGATGGCGCGTGCGAGAAAAGGCGGGGGATTGGTTTCAGCTTCCCAATTCTCTGCTTTCCTATTGGTTTGAGTTCGTCCTTGCAACCGTCCCCAGTGCGTCCCTCTCCAAACATAGATACATGTTCATTCCTCCCAATATTTCCCtgtccttcctctccacaaAGCCTCACCTTTTCATTCTGTCTTTCCTATTCTATCTCGTGGCACCACACCCTACTTGAGCATGCATGATCAGCAACCTTCAAGTAGCAGTGAGCTACATGCCAACGACAATGAGGATCCTGCCCCTTATCCGCAGTGTCATCAGGGCGATCCCCTAGCTGACCATGATTTTTCCGAACGGCCCGATCTGGCCTCTCTGGGCTTCTATGATCACGAGAGGTATCCGTGAGTCTAGTATCCCCCTCAAACTGACTAACCTTACACTTGACTTTCCATAACGTCCGCGGCAAGACTCTCTTAGAGAAAAGGCGACGCTAAACAAGGCTTCCCACACGCCGCGATAGAAATTTGCCAAGGGGGCAGTGCAGATGAGCCGAGAGCCATCCACTTTGAATGTCCTACCTGGAAAGGCGTCAAGCTAAATGAATGAATCACAACAGTCGCCAAGGACAATTAGGCTAGCGCAATACGGGGAGACAGCTACAGGGAAGCAAGCACATCAACTGTATGGACAGGCAAAACCGTCTTTCCAGGTACTCAAATAACATCTTAAGAGACGCGCTATATAGCCTGGCAATATGACCATTGCACAATCCCCTCCCGTCCGCTGCATTATTACCCGTAATGTTCAGCTTGATATGCTTCTCCTCGCAGGAGTTTGTTCCCTGCTCGACACTCCTGACGACGTCCCCTATGACTGATGATCCGGGTCATGGGTGATGGCTAATCTTGGTGGATAGTGACGGAGACGCTTGGGCGGATGGAATTGAGGACGTGGACCTTCTTagctctttccctttctccaCCTTGGTGACGGAATCCGCTAGCTTTGTAAACCCAACTTCCTTTTCGACTGTACAGGTTGATGATCAACCCAATTTTGACGAATTATTTGACACGGTCAAGACTGCTAGTGCGGCCAATGGGGTAGATTCATGCCCTACCCTAAGCCCAGATATTGTCGAATACCCCTGGGCGGATATAAACATCTATCAGGGTGGCTTTTCCACGCCGGATATTGACAGCTGGTCAGTAACCAACCATGAATTACAGATGATCCGACTAACAGGAATTTACAGGCCCAGTCCTTGGACAACCATGACCAGCGAGCCAGAAAGCGCTGGTGCTTCGTCTCGTTCACAGCGAGGCAGCCGGGGCATTCAACCAACGTTCGTACCCATATTGCCTAAGCCGGGCCAAAACCTAACGCGGCCAGAAGAGCAGTCAACATTCTCGTACAAACGTCAGTTCAATAAATGCCCTGCACGGTTTCCTGACGCTAAAAATCGAAAGATTCACGAAGACAAGGCACATGGTTACTTGAGAAAGGCTGGTCGACCCCGTAACCGCGACAGGCCACTACCCCGGTCCGCCTCGTGAGGCTGTTCGGGGTCAAGGGAATTAATCTGAGGGGGGTGGGGTTAGATAGTGGTTTTTATCCATTTTTCTCAGCGTTTTCTCAGCGTTTTCGGTACATATATACGTAGTGTAACTCACGGTAGATGGCCGCATTAGAGGCATTTATTGACTATCCTAGTTATTATTCGACAAACAGGCTTGCCACAATATGACCAATAGCCCAGGAATTGTGCTGTCAAATATGCTGGTTCATTGCTCTCCTGCGTGGGACCGGAATGTGAACGCCGGTCCACCCAAGGTCCACAGCCATTGGCCACAAGGGATTTAGCAGTGAACGAATAAGCTCACCGGGCCGGCTGATCTGGTGCCAGTGGCCCACTCTGACTCCATTGCTACATTCTGCATCCAAAGGCCGACCGGAGTTGGACCGGACTTATAGGACCATGATAATTCCAATTACACCAACTGGGATCTCTGATCCAAAGAATGCGTCAATTGCGGATCTCGGAATTCCGGCGTATGGCTGCGGGCGTAAGAACAGAAGACCATATAAGACTCGCATCCCACACGAGTTCAAGGAACGTGGTCATCTTCCAGCCAGCACCTTCATCATGCCTTTTTCCAACCCAAAATTTCCATTAACTGAGGAGAATCTGCCCGACCAGAGTGGAAAGGTGAGGCCTTGTCCCTTGATTCCCGGTCAAGAACTAACATCTGTCACTACCGCCAGGTCTTTATCGTCACCGGTGCAACCTCTGGCTacggtcttcttctgtcGACATTTCTGTACCAGCGAAATGCAACAGTCTACCTTGCCGCGCGAAACAGCAAAAGGATAGACGAAGTCATCGCAGACCTGAAAGAGCGCTTCCCCAACTCCACTGGACAGCTCGAGGCACTAAGCCTCAATCTGTCAGATCTCACCACAATCAAGACGTCAGCAGATGAGTTCCTGAGCAAGGAGTCAAAGCTGCATGCTCTATGGAACAATGCCGGCGTCATGTTCCCGCCTGAGGGATCGCAGAGCACTCAAGGCTATGAGCTTCAGCTGGGAACAAACAATGTTGGGCCTCACTTGTTCACGAAGCTCTTATATCCAACTCTGGCTCGGACTGCGAAAGAGTCACCCCCGAATTCAGTTCGAGTGGTTTGGGTCGCTTCGGATGCTGTTTCATGGGCACCGAAGCCTGCAATTGATTTCTCGA
This is a stretch of genomic DNA from Aspergillus puulaauensis MK2 DNA, chromosome 8, nearly complete sequence. It encodes these proteins:
- a CDS encoding uncharacterized protein (COG:S;~EggNog:ENOG410PXDA), which gives rise to MSRPSQKEPQLPSPLGGPHVLFDGSFILEFLQPSPELDASVLMRATYVGGHEATKAGKQHPQAPPLHIHFNQSESFVIESGAIGTTTTYDCVDTIHTTSANLLQGVPRPGLSPPVPSRTVNGVTEVPPWTPHQFWPVAPDHPFWSTEEGQQYEAALPNGRNSDSTILLWGHPRTGPDAPTGTLASDFPPDIDPAFFLAVLSLVDAITAKRVAMGLGTAATLFGLQTESDSALLIAPTAWWLGPLRWMIPWSAQCTVERIRKICGGKDIVKLVEEVIAEQVVKRQ
- a CDS encoding F-box protein (COG:S;~EggNog:ENOG410Q243;~InterPro:IPR036047;~go_function: GO:0005515 - protein binding [Evidence IEA]) codes for the protein MALPSQQTLAVFELTEAIIFHLDNPVDIVRMQRVCRRWRDIITISPLLQEACWYRPFSNLTAPGQPDNITSTNTSTSIAKGAEKHIWKLNPAFERVGMDLYTRNNPPQKHGHFSLQTRVYDKPGSWTTMLGTQPPRTQVEFDIDCYQDDAREQSINYWIQSTGQPLLVGDIMAVLAECQNRQECGVDRWYADIEHRDGDMLVGTEKEWLEQRPDRELEEIPDDVSIKVAFAKNTPWGGWCPAFSLRRLESSIAAGMNFLHEMQLYTVAAVRGKEYERHDGNGFTPVCSSGGEYQANLVVVRDYDHPYLEDCRHIYRLLSDV
- a CDS encoding uncharacterized protein (COG:Q;~EggNog:ENOG410PMN0;~InterPro:IPR036291,IPR002347;~PFAM:PF00106;~go_process: GO:0055114 - oxidation-reduction process [Evidence IEA]), producing the protein MIIPITPTGISDPKNASIADLGIPAYGCGRKNRRPYKTRIPHEFKERGHLPASTFIMPFSNPKFPLTEENLPDQSGKVFIVTGATSGYGLLLSTFLYQRNATVYLAARNSKRIDEVIADLKERFPNSTGQLEALSLNLSDLTTIKTSADEFLSKESKLHALWNNAGVMFPPEGSQSTQGYELQLGTNNVGPHLFTKLLYPTLARTAKESPPNSVRVVWVASDAVSWAPKPAIDFSNLDYHQNESARNKYGRSKAGTVLQAVELARRSQEDGIVSIALDPGIAMTNLQKDMNRFLAAAVRLVANKPEVGAYTQLFAGLHPDVTTEVAKKEWICHPGKIACPRRDLFTDTELSRKFWEWNEEQIKPYL